The Pan paniscus chromosome 23, NHGRI_mPanPan1-v2.0_pri, whole genome shotgun sequence genome includes the window agctcaatgcagcctccaattcccggactcaagggatcttcctgcctcagcctgccaagtagcttggactatagctgtgtgttttattattattttgtagacatggggtctggctatgttgtccaggctattctcaaaattcccggcctcaagcaatcctcccacctcggcctctcaaaggttgggattacaggtgtgaggcaagGCACCCAGCTCAGCCACAGAGCCCTATTGCATCTCTCTTACTAGGAGCAAGAGCTGACTGCCCCCTCATCCCCATTCCAGAGTGTTGGGGCTGTGTTCAGCCAAGGCCGGGCCACTGGCATGGCCCAGGGAGCGGGATCATTCACTGCTGCCCCAAATCTGAGATCATTCCACTTTGACAAGACTTCCTCATCCAATCCCTTTACTTGACAGCTGGGGAAACCAATGCGCACAGAGCACCCCCAGCTCACTTGGGGTCTCAGAGCTGATCCATGAGCGGAGGCTGAGATCCTGGGATCTTgtcccccagcctccctgcaAGCTTACTACCTTTCTGCTGAAAGAGATGGGGCCGGACCTCGACCAGCAGCCCTGGCCTGGACATGACTGTGCTCATGCAGGTATTGAGGCCGAGACGCCCTGGCAtcatatgtttttctattttcttttttttgttttttgagacggtgtctcactctgtcacccaagctggagtgcagtggcatgatattggctcactgcaacctctgcctcccagttaaagtgattctcctgcctcagccttccaagtatctgggcctacaggcttgtaccaccacacctgactaatttgtgcatttttactagagacggggtttccccatgttggccaggctcgtgtcgaactcctgacctcaagtgatccacctgccttggcctcccaaagtgccaggattacaggcatgagccatggcgtcACTTAAATGTAgtgagaggccgggcacagtggctcatgcctgtaatcccagtactttgagaggacGAGGCTgtcagatcacctaaggtcaggagttcgagaccagcctggccaacatggtgaaaccgtgtctctaaaaaaaatagaaaaaaatatccctgcatggtggtgagtacctgtagtcccagttactcaggaggctgaggcatgagaatcgcttaaacctcggaggcggaggctccagtgagctgagatggcgccactgcactccagcctgggtgacagagcaagactttgtctctaaataattaaataaataaatatggccgAGCATGGTGCCttaggcctgtagtcccaacactttgggaggctgaggcaggtggttcatgaggtcaggaacccgagaccagcctggccaagatggtgaaacactgtctctactaaaaatacaaaaattagccagctgtggtggcaggcacctgtaatcccagctacttgggacactgaggcaggagaatcacgtgaaactggaagtcagaggttgcagggagccgagattgcaccactgcactctagcctgggcgatggagcaagactccatctcaaataaataaattaataaatacagagcaagattccatcttaaataaataaataaacatacacctgtaatcctagcagttcgggaggctaagacaggtcgatcacctgaggtcaggagttcgagaccagcctgaccaatatggcaaaactccatctctactaaaaatacaaaaattagccaggcgttttgatgtgtgcctgtagtcccagctacttgggaggctgagacaggagaattgcttgaacccaagaggtggaggttgcagtgagccgagatctcggctgcacttcagcctgggtgacagagtgagactgtctcaaaaggaataaaaaaaatacaaaataaaaaaaatgtagtaaGATTGCAGAGTCGTGCCGCGGAAGCGTGCTGGTCCTATCCATGTAGTGAAGGCtgatttcatacacaaatgtcacaagaactttttttctttttctttgagacggagtatggctctgtcacccaggctggagtgcagtggcgcgatctcagctcactgcaagctctgcctcccgggtttatgccgttctcctgcctcagcctcccaagtagctgggactacaggcctgtgcagCAGATGCGGGGGGCCACTAGGCCCAGGCAGTCTTGGGACTTGTGTGTCTCCTGCTGTGCATCCATACTGGGTGCTTTAGAAACGGCAGGCAGACCAGAAGCCCCTGCTGCAAGTGAGGACAAAGTGTGGGAAGGCCGTGAGGGTCTGCAGTCCGAGATGGCCTTGTCCTCAACCTGCAGTGCACTGTTGATGCGCTGGAATGCCGCCTCCTTCTCCCGGTCCAGGTCTTCAGCAGTGACCCGGTACCCCATCTCTAAGGGAGGTGGCAGCATCAAAGGCTCCCCTCGCCTGCGTCGCAGCAGAGGAAACTTGCATCTACGGGGCCTAGAGGCCTGGGATCTGCGGGAGCCACCCCTGGGGGCGAGTGTCTGCCCTGGTGCTGTATCTGCCGTCTTTTCACACTGGGTGTGACCCGAAGAGACAGCCTGAGGTCCGCCGTCACTCAGTGTGTTTCAGGAACTGAGGGTCAGCTGGCAGTGGGATGAGGCTGGCCCCTCTTCCGCTTTCGTTCCGGGAGGCCTCCCGTAGAGCTGTAGGGGCTCGAGATGGCCTTTCGTTTGGGGCACGAGCTGGTCCAGGAGGTCTGGGATCTCTGGTTCTGACCTCTGGGCACCTGCTGCAGCTGTGGCTGAGGCCCAGAAATGTGAAGGGCCTCCATCCACTCCAGTAGTGACCCCAACGTGGGGTTCAGTGTGGAGGGGGGAGGGGCTGCTGCGGCAGCTGCAGGAGCAGAAATGTGAAGGGCCTCCATCCACTCCAGTAGTGACCCCAACGTGGGGTTCAGTGTGGAGGGGGGAGGGGCTGCTGCGGCAGCTGCAGGAGCAGAAGTGCCACGCCTTGTTCTTCTCATGCCCGCATCCATGCTTGCAGCTGGGAAGGGGGCAGGAATCAGCGAGGTGACCTGGGCTGAGTCCTGGGAATGGGAAGAGGTGGCAGGAAGGGGATCTGAGGAGGAGAACAGGGGGCCTGGTGGTCTGTGCTTCTTCCCAGACATGGGAGCTGTAGAGGGGACCTCTGCAGCAGATGCTAAGGGGGCCAGTAGGCCCAGGCAGTCTTGGGACTTGTGTGTCTCCTGCTGTGCATCCATACTGGGTGCTTTAGAAACGGCAGGCAGACCAGAAGCCCCTGTTGCAAGTGAGGACAAAGTGTGGGAAGGCCGTGAGGGTCTGCAGTCCGAGATGGCCTTGTCCTCAACCTGCAGTGCACTGTTGATGCGCTGGAAGGCCGCCTCCTTCTCCCGGTCCAGGTCTTCAACAGTGACCCGGTACCCCAGCTCTAAGGGAGGTGGCAGCATCAAAGGCTCCCGTCGCCTGCGTGGCAGCAGGGGAAACTTGTGTGTACTGGGCCTAGAGGCCTCGGATGTGGAGGAGTCATTCCTGAGGGTGAGTGTCTGCCCTGGTGCTATATCTGCTGCCTTTTCACACTGGGTGTGACCTGAAGAGACAGCCTGAGGCCTGTCCTCACTCACTGTCTTTGAGGAACTGAGGGTCAGCTGGCAGCGGGATGAGGCTGGCCCCCTCCTCCGCTTTAGCCCCGGCAAGCCTCCCGTGGAGCTGTAGGAGCTGGAGATGGCATTTCGGTTGGTGCAGGAGCTCGTCCAGGAGGTCTGGGATGTCTGCTTATATCTGATTTCTGACCTCTGGGCATGGAGGTCTGTCTGCAGAGGCCCGGGCCTGGGCACAAAGGGAGAGAGGCCTCCATTGTCCCGCAGGGGCCGAAATGCAGACCGTGCATCCCCGGTGACCTGGGGGACCCTTCTCTGATCACCAGGATTCTCTTGGACTCTAGGGTCCTTGTCCTGCTCAGGCATCCCTGCCCCGCTCTCCTTGAGGGCCCTCAACACTATCTTCCCTGGACACAAGTCTGGGGACAGCCGGGTGTTGTGGACCCCAAAGGGGTGACTCCCGGCTCCTGGGCCCCACAGAGAGTCCATGTTCTCAGTGCAGTGGCTGAGCTGGAGGACGCCCTGGAACTCGGAGCACACAGCACTGGCTTGCTGTGGTACCTGTGCAATCAAATTGAAGGCAGGATCCCAGGAAGGAACGCAGGGCTTGCAGGATCACGGAAAACCTTCTTAGCGTTGTCTTGACACCACTGATGTCAAGTGTCCGGGTGCTTGTAGGATGGCCTGCCACTCAGTCCACGGGCAGGAGCAACGGGGAGATCCCACAAGCAAAGTGAACTGGGGGATGGGCTGAACGGGCTCCAGGCAACTGAGCCCTACTGGCAGGTCCTCGGCCTGGGCCCGAACAGGAAGGAGGGGCACAGAGTGCCCAGGTAACCGCTCCTGGGAGCAGTGGGGAACCGTCGGTTGCTTGAACTCTCGAGAGCTGGGCTCTGAGCGTCCTCGTCCAGCCGCCAACTCGGCCAAAGGCTAAGCCAGCAGTTTCTTCTGTTGCCGGGCAACGCGCCTTTTAAACCTGAGGGAGCGGGCGCGTGAGCACATCATGGCGCCCGTGACAGAGCGAGCTTAACGGATTAATAAGCGCAGCCAGGTACCCGCGCGAGGCACTTGCTGGCAATGGCGGGAGGCGGACGTGGGGGGTCATGCAATAGGTACTGGAAGGAGAGAGGCGGGCACAAAGGTCGCGGGAGGAACAGGTGCCCACAATGCGGCAGATCTGCCCGTGGATCACTGAAGATTCCTGCTCTCCTGctgaggtggagattgcagtgagctgagatcgcaccattgcactccagcctgggccacaagtgcaaaactcagtctccagattaaaaaaagaaaaagaaaaaaaagaggccgggcgtggtggcttatgcctataatcctagcactttgggaggtcgggacggatcacgagatcaagagttggagaccagcctggccaacatagtgaaaccccgtctctagtaaaaatacaaatttagtcagacatggtggcacgcgcctgtagtcccagctactccggcggctgagacaggagaatcacttgaacccgggggcggGCGGGGAAGGGATTGTGAtgcgccgagatcgcgccactgcactccagcctgagcaacagagccagactcttttgtttttttttgttttttttttttttttgagacgcagtctccctctgtcgcccaggctggattccagtggcctgatctcggctcaccgcaagctccgcctaccgggttcacgccattctcctgcctcagcctctggagtagctgggactacaggcgcccgccaccacacccggctaattttttgtatttttagtagagacggggtttcaccatgttagccaggatggtctcgatctcctgacctcgtgatcagcctgcttcggcctaccaaagtgctgggattaaaggcgtcagccaccgcgccgggctgagactctgtcttaaaaaaaaaggccgggtgcggtggcactttgggaggcggaggcgggcagatcacgatgtcaggagttggagaccagcctggccaacatagcgaaaccccgtctctactaaaactacaaaaaattagccgggcgtcgtggcgggcgcttgtagtcccagctactccggaggctgaggcaggagaacagcgtgaactcgggaggcggagcttgcagtgacccgagatctcaccacagcactccagcatgggtgacagtgcgaacctccatctcaaaaaaaagagagagagagagagagagagagagagagagagagagaaaggtttaTTGATTTAACGTACTTTTATGCCTGTGTTCTTCAATTTGCTTAGGAAAGACCCACACTTGAGAGCTGGGACTCTGGCCCTGATTGTGGACATGAAATATGTGGTTTCTTGCAAAAACTAGACACTGAATAATTACGATTTAGTTGAGCTAGAAATCCATTTGGTTTCTTCCATATGTTTCCaaaattttcatccttttttttttttttttttttgagatggagttttgctcttgtcccccaggctggagtgcaatggcgcgatctcagcaccTGCTGGCAATGGCGGGAGGCTGGGGGACGCTGGCGGGATAGGTACTGGAAGGAGAGGCGCGCGCACAAAAGACTTGGGAAGACCTGGCGCGCACAATGGCTGCAGATCCGCCAGTGGATCACTGAAGATTCCTGCTCTCCTGCTGCggcggggattgcagtgagctgagatcacaccattgcactccaacctgggcaacaagagtgaaacttcgtcacacacacacacacacacacacacacacacacacacacacacacacacgaaagaaaaagaaaaactagtggCCAGGAGTGGAGGCTCactcatcctagcactttgggaggtcggggcgggcagatcacgagatcaggagttggagaccagcctggccaacatagtgaaaccccgtctctagtaaaaatacaaatttagtcagacatggtggcacgcgcctgtagtcccagctactccggcggctgagacaggagaatcacttgaacccgggggcggGCGGGGAAGGGATTGTGAtgcgccgagatcgcgccactgcactccagcctgggcaacagagtcagactctctctcttttttttttttttttttttttttttgagatggagtctccctctgtcgcccaggctggattccagtggcctgatctcggctcaccgcaagctccgcctaccgggttcacgccattctcctgcctcagcctctggagtagttgggactacaggctcccgccaccacacccggctaattttttgtatttttagtagagacggggtttcaccatcttggccgggctggtcttgcactcctgacctcatgatccacctgcctcagcctcccaaagtgctaggattataggcgtgaaccactgtgcccggcttttgttctgattttttaaaaaaatttgactttgtttactttttattttatttttatttagagacaggtctcactattttgcacaggctggtctcgaattcccgggctcaagtgatcctcttgccttggcctcccaaatgctgggattacaggcatgagccactgcacctggccttaactTTGAAATGAAGttagaaatgtacattttattattattattattattattattattattattattattattttagaaacaggtcttgctctgttgcccaggctggagggcaacaatggtgcaatcacagctcactgcagcctccgcctcctgggctcaagtgattttcctgcctcagcatcctgagtagttgggactacaggtactcatcaccacagctaatttttatttttgtagagacagggtctcactatgttgcccaagctgatctcacactcctgggcttgagtgattctcctgcctcggtctcctaaagtgctaggattatatgtgtaagccactgtgcccagcctagaaatgCACATTTTAGACACACATTTACTCAACTTTCCTATTGCCTGCCCAGGACTATCCAACTGTATTTTTGTGCCTCAGAGTCCTTTCACATGTTCTGCTTTTACTGGGAACTCATAGGCAGTAAGATCAAATGCTGACCTTTGAGGCATCTACGCATTTCCAAAACCTGCTTCCTCTCTCATttgccactttatttattttttgagatggagtctcactctgttgcccaggctggagttcagtggcacgatctcggctcactgcagcctccgcctcctaggttcaagtgattcacctgtctcagcctcctgagtagctgggatcacagacaagtgccaccacacccagctaatttttatatttttggtagagatgggggtttcaccatgttgaccaggctggtttcgaactcctgaccttggcctcccaaagtgctgggattacaggtgagagccaccatgcccatcctcaTTTGCCACTTTAAATTGGAGGAGATGAAAAAATTATGCATCCTCAAAAGCTCAGGGTTTCCTATTTGGGACTTCAATTACatagattcatttttttgtttccaagctgggtgcagtggctcacacctgtaatcccagcactttgggaggccaaggagggaggattgcttgagcccaggagttcaagaccatcccgggcaacacagtgagacctcatctctactaaaaataattttaaaaaaattagtcaggcatggtggcactcgcctgtgatcccagctactcaggagactgaggtgggaggatcccttgagtctaggagattgaggctgcaatgagttgtgactgcaccactgcactccaacttgggtgacagagtgagaccccatttcaaaacaaacaaacaaacaaacaaacaaaaatatttgtttccaaATGGCACGCAAGGAAGGTAGTAATCCCTGAGTGTTAATCCAGCAGATTTTGCCACTTCATTTTGTGTGCTAACTCAAGAAATCAGGACACCTGATGAGTTGAGGTGTTCAAGGTAAAGCTCTGCTATGCCCCCTCCTTCATAGGCTGTTCTGCTTGGTCCTCCCAGTGATGGAGGACTACCTCTTTGCTTGCTAGAGtctctatagttttcttttctttttttttttaattaatttttttttttttttttttttttttttttttttttttttttggagacagagtctcaccctgtcgcccaggctgtggcacaatctcggctcagtgcaacctccgcctcctgggttcaagtgattttcatgcctcagccttccaagtagctgagattacaggcatgtgccaccacgcctggctaattttttatatttttagtagagacagggtttcaccatgttggtcaggctggtcttgaacttctgacctcaagttatctccctgcctcagcttcccaaagtgctgggattataggcatgagccaccatgcacaggtGAATGGAATAGTTTTTCATTCACCACAGTTTGTGATTGTCTCTACATTGTGAAGTGacaagttctcttctcttttccttctgcccCTCATCacctttttcttcctcatttcttttttgaattttgcTGTCTTGAATTGGTGTCTAAAGGATGACATAGCAGACAAGGGGACTGACACATGAACTCTCATGAGTTACTGAGGAGTTTCTCAGTGCTCTATCTGCATCATCTGCTCGCTCTCTCCTTCCTAGGTGCTAGCCTGCCAACCTGCTTTGAGAAATTGGAAATGAATTGGGGGGTAATCAGCCTCCCCTTGTACATGTAGGGACCGCATCTCCAATGCCTTGCTTTACATAATGACGAATGGTGTTTTGCTTACCTACTTCCACACAAACTGCTGATATGGTTAGGATTTGGGAAAGGGGAAGTAGGGAATTTTGGGTTTTGAGGAGTAGCTGGGGCTTGAACAAAGAAGAGGTAGTAATGAACATTCCTGGGGTGAGGCAATTAGTTAGCTGAGGGAGAAGAAGGCATATAATAAATTAGGGATTGACAGACtgtctgtaaagggccagatagtaaatgttttagtCATTGAAGACCTtaaggtctctgttgcaactaatCAACTCCATCATTGTAGTGCAAAAGTAACCACAGCCACTACAGATGTGAATGAATGTGACTATGtttcaataacattttctttttttctttctttttttttgagacagtgtcattctgttgctcaggctggagggcagcagcctgatcacagcttattgcagccctgacttcccaggctcaagtgatcctcccacctcagccttccaagtagctgggactacaggcacaagccaccacgccccactaatttttgtattttttgtagaggcggcgtttcaccatgttggccaggctggtcttgaactcctgaacttctgggctcacgctatccaccctccttggccaccaaaagtgttgggattacaggcatgagccagtgtccAGCCCAAAAtagtcttttgattttttttccccaaccatTTAAAAGTTCAAAACATTCTTAGTTTTTGGGGCGAAAAAAAACAAGTGATGGGTCAGATTTGGCCCTGGATTGTGGTTTGTTGACACCTGTCATAGCGGAACAGGAAGCAGAGAGGACTGGTTATAGGGCCTGGGAAACCAAGCCAGGGAGTTAGACTTAAGGTAGTGTGAAAGAGGAAACCATTTTTGTAatgtaatgaaaaatttaaaggaaggatattttgtatgtatatgtgttcctggaaaatctcattttattcaaaacatattttcactatggaaaatttcaaacatttacAAAGTAGAGAGAATAATTTAATGAAATACCAAGTGATGTATTTATCACCTACCTTCAATAATTACCAGTcctaggtcctttgcatttctattttagaatcaacttgtcaCATTCTACAAAAAAGCTGGCTGGAATTTCTGTCGGGATTGTTTTGAGTCTGCAGA containing:
- the LOC117977468 gene encoding putative POM121-like protein 1, which translates into the protein MDSLWGPGAGSHPFGVHNTRLSPDLCPGKIVLRALKESGAGMPEQDKDPRVQENPGDQRRVPQVTGDARSAFRPLRDNGGLSPFVPRPGPLQTDLHAQRSEIRYKQTSQTSWTSSCTNRNAISSSYSSTGGLPGLKRRRGPASSRCQLTLSSSKTVSEDRPQAVSSGHTQCEKAADIAPGQTLTLRNDSSTSEASRPSTHKFPLLPRRRREPLMLPPPLELGYRVTVEDLDREKEAAFQRINSALQVEDKAISDCRPSRPSHTLSSLATGASGLPAVSKAPSMDAQQETHKSQDCLGLLAPLASAAEVPSTAPMSGKKHRPPGPLFSSSDPLPATSSHSQDSAQVTSLIPAPFPAASMDAGMRRTRRGTSAPAAAAAAPPPSTLNPTLGSLLEWMEALHISAPAAAAAAPPPSTLNPTLGSLLEWMEALHISGPQPQLQQVPRGQNQRSQTSWTSSCPKRKAISSPYSSTGGLPERKRKRGQPHPTAS